In the Leifsonia sp. 466MF genome, one interval contains:
- a CDS encoding GTP pyrophosphokinase, with the protein METDPAAAPLLSTRAIEALQNIDPATLSEVQAFRDDFARFIMPYKFGIDEISTKVSILREEFAELHDYNPIEHLSSRLKSPESIEQKVIRKNCEPSFDAIREAITDIAGIRIVCSFVSDVYRVFDLLTAQDDVRVLRVKDYIAHPKSNGYKSLHVIVEVPVFLSDGPVLVPVEIQLRTVAMDFWASLEHKIYYKYDGEVPAGLLRDLTAAAGTASQLDLTMEDLHRQVRGDDRGTVYSLPASR; encoded by the coding sequence ATGGAAACGGATCCCGCCGCAGCCCCGCTCCTCTCCACGCGCGCCATCGAGGCGCTGCAGAACATCGACCCCGCGACGCTCAGCGAGGTGCAGGCGTTCCGGGACGATTTCGCGCGGTTCATCATGCCGTACAAGTTCGGCATCGACGAGATCTCGACCAAGGTGAGCATCCTCCGCGAGGAGTTCGCCGAGCTCCACGACTACAACCCGATCGAGCACCTCTCGAGCCGCCTCAAGTCGCCCGAGAGCATCGAGCAGAAGGTCATCCGCAAGAACTGCGAGCCGAGCTTCGATGCGATCCGCGAGGCGATCACCGACATCGCCGGCATCCGGATCGTGTGCAGCTTCGTCTCCGACGTGTACCGGGTGTTCGACCTGCTGACCGCGCAGGACGACGTCCGGGTGCTGCGCGTGAAGGACTACATCGCGCATCCGAAGTCGAACGGGTACAAGAGCCTGCACGTGATCGTCGAGGTTCCCGTCTTCCTCAGCGACGGGCCGGTGCTGGTGCCGGTGGAGATCCAGCTGCGGACGGTCGCGATGGACTTCTGGGCCAGCCTCGAGCACAAGATCTATTACAAGTACGACGGCGAGGTGCCGGCCGGTCTGCTGCGCGATCTGACCGCAGCGGCAGGCACGGCCAGCCAGCTCGACCTCACGATGGAGGACCTGCACCGGCAGGTGCGCGGCGACGACCGGGGAACGGTCTACAGCCTCCCCGCGTCGCGCTGA
- a CDS encoding pyridoxal 5'-phosphate synthase, with amino-acid sequence MAHTLTGDADLFLPEFDDPPAEPGGLLEEWVRRAKERGVREALAATLATTDEDGAPDARTVALRRLTADGVEFGTSSDSRKGRQLAADPRAAVVLYWRELLQQVRVTGRVERLGDDESDDLFARRTREAQAATTVSEQDAPLDDLDLLRGAARDILAAEGPIGRPEHWYAYRVVPDLIEFWHGSPDRLHRRLRYVRVDGGAWTVSRVQP; translated from the coding sequence ATGGCCCACACGCTCACCGGAGACGCCGATCTGTTCCTGCCGGAGTTCGACGACCCGCCTGCCGAGCCGGGTGGACTGCTCGAGGAGTGGGTCCGCCGCGCGAAGGAGCGCGGAGTGCGCGAGGCGCTCGCGGCGACGCTCGCGACCACCGACGAGGACGGCGCGCCGGATGCGCGCACCGTCGCTCTGAGGCGCCTCACGGCCGACGGCGTCGAGTTCGGCACGTCGTCGGACAGCCGGAAGGGACGACAGCTCGCGGCCGATCCGCGCGCCGCCGTCGTGCTCTACTGGCGAGAGCTCCTGCAGCAGGTACGGGTGACCGGCCGGGTGGAGCGGCTCGGCGACGACGAGTCCGACGACCTGTTCGCGCGCAGGACGCGTGAGGCGCAGGCCGCGACGACGGTGAGCGAGCAGGATGCGCCCCTCGACGACCTCGACCTGCTGCGCGGGGCTGCCCGCGACATCCTGGCCGCGGAGGGTCCGATCGGCCGGCCGGAGCACTGGTACGCGTACCGCGTGGTGCCCGACCTCATCGAGTTCTGGCACGGCAGCCCGGACCGCCTGCACCGTCGCCTCCGCTACGTGCGGGTCGACGGCGGCGCGTGGACGGTCTCGCGCGTCCAGCCGTAG
- a CDS encoding AAA family ATPase: MDATARPVLILYCALPGAGKTTAARERAREIGAIGFSAIRFSPIRFSTDEWMADLGLDYFDPLRDRVQARLDRLWRELLEHGQSVILEDGSWTRAERDELRRVARGFGATTELHVFDIPVEELWRRLEGRNTRPGHGEVPITRELLDESLQRFEAPDAAELALFDRWIVHTGGS; the protein is encoded by the coding sequence GTGGATGCGACGGCCCGGCCGGTCCTCATCCTGTATTGCGCGCTGCCGGGCGCGGGCAAGACGACGGCGGCGCGCGAGCGGGCGCGGGAGATCGGCGCCATCGGGTTCAGCGCCATCCGGTTCAGCCCCATCCGTTTCAGCACCGACGAGTGGATGGCCGACCTGGGTCTCGACTACTTCGATCCGCTGCGCGACCGGGTGCAGGCGCGGCTCGACCGGCTGTGGCGGGAGCTGCTCGAACACGGGCAGAGCGTGATCCTCGAGGACGGGTCGTGGACACGGGCAGAGCGCGACGAGCTCCGGCGGGTCGCGCGGGGTTTCGGGGCGACCACCGAGCTGCACGTCTTCGACATCCCCGTCGAGGAGCTGTGGCGACGACTCGAAGGCAGGAATACGCGTCCGGGTCACGGAGAGGTTCCGATCACGCGAGAGCTGCTCGACGAGTCGCTGCAGAGGTTCGAGGCTCCCGATGCCGCGGAACTCGCGCTGTTCGACCGCTGGATCGTGCACACGGGTGGATCGTGA
- a CDS encoding siderophore-interacting protein, which yields MARTNMQATRVKPERSELLVLHVLRRERISSGFVRVTLGGGDIERFVPLGYDQWFRLFIPVGDDSTLDRLPTKLDTLAYARYLAISKAVRPVLRNYTVRAFRPDGPEGPELDVDFVLHRAADGSSGPAASWAEGCARGDAVAIIDEGRTFAPAAEIAHLRIVADETGLPAVAGILASLAERSSVSPGLEGTAVIEVPNPDDVQELIAPAGMDVRWAVRGERGGVPGALAADAARSLAVPAVRSYGWAVGESELAVGMRRHWLSTGTAKADIVFCGYWKSRH from the coding sequence ATGGCACGAACCAACATGCAGGCGACGCGCGTGAAGCCGGAGCGCTCCGAGTTGCTCGTCCTGCACGTTCTGCGCCGCGAACGGATCTCGTCCGGGTTCGTCCGCGTGACGCTCGGCGGCGGAGACATCGAGCGGTTCGTGCCGCTGGGATACGACCAGTGGTTCCGGCTGTTCATCCCGGTGGGTGACGACTCGACCCTCGACCGGCTGCCCACGAAGCTCGACACCCTGGCCTACGCCCGCTACCTCGCCATCTCGAAGGCCGTGCGGCCGGTGCTGCGCAACTACACCGTCCGGGCCTTCCGGCCGGACGGTCCCGAAGGGCCGGAGCTCGACGTGGACTTCGTCCTGCACCGGGCGGCCGACGGCTCCAGCGGTCCGGCCGCATCCTGGGCGGAGGGATGCGCGCGCGGCGATGCGGTCGCCATCATCGACGAGGGCCGCACCTTCGCTCCGGCCGCGGAGATCGCGCACCTGCGGATCGTCGCCGACGAGACCGGACTTCCCGCCGTGGCCGGAATCCTGGCCTCTCTCGCCGAGCGCTCCAGCGTCTCGCCGGGGCTGGAGGGCACCGCGGTCATCGAGGTGCCGAACCCGGACGACGTGCAGGAGCTCATCGCGCCGGCCGGGATGGATGTGCGCTGGGCTGTCCGGGGCGAGCGCGGTGGCGTGCCGGGCGCGCTCGCCGCCGATGCCGCGCGGTCGCTCGCCGTCCCCGCGGTGCGCTCGTACGGCTGGGCTGTGGGCGAGTCGGAGCTGGCGGTCGGGATGCGCAGGCACTGGCTCTCCACCGGCACGGCGAAGGCCGACATCGTGTTCTGCGGATACTGGAAATCGCGGCACTGA